The genomic stretch GCGCGGATGGTTGTGACCGCAATGACCAACGCCCGTGGTCATGCCCATCCCATCTTCGTGTACTTCGCGAACTTCGTGGTTTGAATGTTTCGTCGACGGCTTTAATGGTGCGATCGAATCTCGCCCATCGGATCTCACGGAGCCTCTGTTTCCTATTGATCGCAGTTGATGTCGCGGTTTGATTGGTGCGCGGTCGACTTGGCCGATGAACACAAGCCGACGCCTGGCAACCGATTACGAGTTCGAGCACCGCGTTGCTGAGCACGAGCACGATTGAAGGCAATCCGACGCCTGACGTTCCAACTGCCAAGTCGCCACTCGTTACCCTTCGCAATGCCAATCGGGTAAACTTGTCGTCAGCGGCGAACTGCAAACTGTCGTCCAGGGTAAACCGCGAACAACTCGATGCACGTGAGCCGCCGAGTTATGTTCATTGAAGTGGTCAGTCGTTTGCGGCGGCCACGTGATCGAAATCGTTCGTCGAATAGAGCAATCATGAAGTTCAGGTTCGCTTCGGCTTTCGCGATTCCCATTGTCAGTCTTTGCTCTTGCGGGACAAATTCGTTCCAAGATTCCCGTGCAATAGATAACCCTATGCCAAACTCCGCCGTCGAAATCATCGATAAGCTGGCAGGTGATAATCCGACTTCTGAGGATGCATTTGAGCGATTCTTCAGTTGGTACGAAGACTACTGGTTGATGAACGACGATTTGGTGGGCACATTGGACACAATCCCTCGTCCGTTGCGCGAGGTGGTTGTGACACACCAAGCGTTTGGTTACATGAGCTCAGAGTCGCCCAGCGAATACTACATTCGATTTGAATCTGTGTTCGATCATGAGGTCGAACTGGGCATGGTCCAACTTGGTTTCTTGGAATCTGCAACAACACTGTCCAAGGGACGCAGGATGTTCGAAGCATCTGATGACGGTGACCTAACACTCGAACAAGATTCAGAGATTTACAGTAAGTTGCCCGCGTTGGAGGAAGTCGAAGACAAAATCGGTCGATGGCTGATCCAACACGCAAACAAAGACTAAAAGTCGACGAACCATGGCATGAACCGAAGTTGCGGAGTTGATGTCTTTGAGGTGGTTAGTCAATCGCCGCAACTCGGTTATGCCTACCGTTCTGCCAATGAGGATGCTGTAGCGACTTGTGAAGCGTTTTCTGATTGGGATACTCTCCCTCGTTTCGATTGCCGTTTTGGCGGGGTGGCTTCTGCACACGCGACCACTCAATGCTGACGTTCAAGTCCATGAGCTTACCGTGGACGGCAGCGCTCGCGCGTATCGCATCGTGGTTCCGTACAACTTGGCATCGCCTGTCCCGGTTGTATTTGCTTTTCACGGTATCGGCGACTCTACCGATTCGATGGCCAAATACTCTCAACTTGATCGTCTTTCGGCGGACAACGGATTCATTATTGTATATCCCGCTGCCTTGAATTCGATGTGGTCAACCGTCAACATCGATCCGGCCGAACTCGATGCCAACCCTGATGTTCGGTTCTTCGACGATTTGTATGCTCAGGTCGCTTCCGAACACGACATTGCCGCCGATCGCATCTACCTTGCTGGAATGTCAAATGGCGCTTCGTTCGCTCATGTCTTGGCCACCGCAAGACCGGAAGTGATTGCCGCGCTTGTCGCACACTCGGGATTGCGGCCTCGAGAGCTTGGCGATTGTGATGATTCAATTCCGATGATACTATTGGCCGGTGCCAACGATTCGGTTGCACCGATCATGAAATCGAATGCTGATCGATATCGCTCCGCTGGATGCACCGTCGAGTTGATTCTGGTCCCAAGACTGGCACATGAATGGTCGACACGGCACAATAGGGAGATGTGGCGATTCCTATCCACCCACGGCCGAATCCGCACGGAAGAGGCAGAACCATGAATTGCACGGAAGGACGGGAGTCGTGTTTAACGGTCTGCTTGCGAGTCTATCGCCCGTCCTCCGTGAATTCTGCCGTTCTGCCATTGAAACATGCACGCAATCGGATCTGCATACTTGATTAGACAGGCCGCGGGTGCCGAGCGATTTGATGGCGCCACGGTTA from Stieleria sp. JC731 encodes the following:
- a CDS encoding alpha/beta hydrolase family esterase; amino-acid sequence: MKRFLIGILSLVSIAVLAGWLLHTRPLNADVQVHELTVDGSARAYRIVVPYNLASPVPVVFAFHGIGDSTDSMAKYSQLDRLSADNGFIIVYPAALNSMWSTVNIDPAELDANPDVRFFDDLYAQVASEHDIAADRIYLAGMSNGASFAHVLATARPEVIAALVAHSGLRPRELGDCDDSIPMILLAGANDSVAPIMKSNADRYRSAGCTVELILVPRLAHEWSTRHNREMWRFLSTHGRIRTEEAEP